A part of Palaemon carinicauda isolate YSFRI2023 chromosome 8, ASM3689809v2, whole genome shotgun sequence genomic DNA contains:
- the LOC137645084 gene encoding uncharacterized protein, translated as MLGRPASASLHPREKSFIMKVALLLLATIAAASAQLEPWCRCAAFVTYEYMEMMVYEAPEVIIDSCEADGAKQCKNRCIKELNEISYDGDLWAMTEKGITVGQHVCTHLSRFFITFFHNHVIYGYYEVCGGAWQYAGVQSQQMLCCNGGEHEHCVA; from the exons ATGCTTGGTCGGCCAGCATCAGCCTCACTTCATCCCAGAGAAAAGTCATTCATCATGAaggttgctcttcttcttcttgctaCCATTGCTGCTGCCAG TGCTCAATTAGAGCCATGGTGTCGCTGTGCTGCATTCGTGACCTACGAATACATGGAAATGATGGTATACGAAGCTCCAGAAGTGATCATTGATTCATGTGAAGCTGATGGCGCTAAGCAGTGCAAGAACCGATGCATTAAAGAG TTGAATGAGATAAGCTACGATGGAGATCTTTGGGCCATGACCGAAAAAGGAATTACTGTTGGTCAACATGTCTGCACTCATCTTAGCAGGTTCTTCATAACCTTCTTCCATAACCATGTG ATCTATGGATACTACGAAGTGTGTGGAGGAGCCTGGCAGTACGCTGGTGTTCAATCTCAGCAGATGCTTTGCTGTAATGGAGGTGAACATGAGCACTGTGTCGCTTAA